The Zobellia alginiliquefaciens genome contains a region encoding:
- a CDS encoding YfhO family protein, with the protein MQKGLKAFFVHFFVTVFFVIAALAYFNPVLQGKVIEQSDIVQFTGMAKEQNDFRKKTGEEPYWTNSAFGGMPTYQLGAYYPHDYVKKLDNLIRFLPRPADYLFLYFIGFYILLCCLKVDYRLSIVGALAFGFSTYLIIILGVGHNAKAHALGYLPMLLGGIVLVFRKKYLWGFILTAISMALEIRANHYQMTYYFMLLVLILGVVYLVDAIRTEKLKYYFSSVGLLLVAVFLGIAANATSLMATKEYADWSTRGKSELTIDPDGNTKENTGGLEKAYITQWSYGITESLNLFVPRLFGGSNNENLGENSKSYNFLIDQGVSRSQALNFSSGLPLYWADQPGTSGPAYIGAIIFFLFILGLILVKGKTKWWLLGGVIMSLLLSWGKNFSLLTDVMIDYFPLYDKFRAVSSIQVILELCAPVLAILALRELFKSTVDVSEKLKALRISFFTVLGISVALFIFKAGFDFEGPSDEFLKRNYGDELVSLIEADRKAVYNSDLLRSMIYVFLSALALWFYIKGKLKENLAIVAVGALILFDLVGVGLRYVDSNNFVSKRKMTQPFPETAIDQEINKDKGVYRVYDPQEGINGARTSYYHQSIGGYHAAKPAGLEDLFSFYVYKGNMGVLNMLNVKYVVQQDEEGKSYPALNPNANGNAWFVEEVVKVNSADEEIQALGQLNTRTEAVVNLAKVKNLNNFQFKVDSTAAIVLTDYKPNDLTYQSKNRNEGLAVFSEMYYPNGWNAYIDGNLTEHFKVNYTLRAVEIPSGEHTIEFKFEPEVVRIGSQITLASSILLALIVLGGIGLTFYSSKKSEGQEKKEVQK; encoded by the coding sequence TTTTTTTTGTGATTGCCGCCCTGGCGTATTTCAACCCTGTGCTTCAGGGCAAGGTCATTGAACAGTCGGATATTGTTCAGTTTACAGGAATGGCCAAAGAGCAAAACGATTTTAGGAAGAAAACAGGGGAGGAGCCCTACTGGACCAACAGTGCTTTTGGAGGTATGCCAACCTATCAATTAGGAGCCTATTATCCTCATGATTATGTGAAAAAGTTAGATAATCTCATTCGGTTTTTACCAAGACCAGCAGACTACTTGTTTTTGTACTTTATTGGATTTTACATTTTGCTTTGCTGTTTAAAAGTAGATTACCGTTTATCCATTGTTGGAGCTTTAGCTTTTGGATTCTCTACTTATCTTATTATTATTCTTGGGGTAGGGCATAATGCAAAAGCCCACGCATTGGGATACTTACCTATGTTATTGGGCGGAATTGTGTTGGTATTCCGCAAAAAGTATCTATGGGGATTTATTCTTACCGCTATTTCCATGGCATTGGAAATTAGGGCCAATCACTACCAGATGACCTATTATTTTATGCTATTGGTGTTGATTTTAGGAGTTGTATATCTAGTTGATGCTATTCGTACAGAAAAGTTGAAATACTATTTTAGTTCGGTAGGGCTTTTGTTGGTAGCGGTTTTTCTTGGCATTGCTGCAAATGCCACGAGCCTAATGGCCACAAAAGAATATGCGGATTGGAGTACGCGTGGAAAATCCGAGTTGACTATTGACCCTGATGGGAATACGAAAGAAAATACTGGAGGTTTAGAAAAGGCATATATAACGCAGTGGAGTTACGGCATTACGGAATCGCTTAATTTATTCGTCCCACGGTTGTTCGGGGGATCTAACAATGAAAATTTAGGCGAAAATTCAAAAAGTTATAATTTTCTAATCGATCAGGGAGTTTCTCGAAGTCAGGCTTTGAATTTCTCAAGCGGATTACCGTTATATTGGGCGGATCAGCCAGGTACATCTGGTCCGGCTTACATTGGTGCAATTATTTTCTTTTTGTTTATTCTGGGGCTTATTTTGGTTAAGGGAAAGACAAAATGGTGGCTACTGGGAGGTGTTATTATGTCTTTGCTGCTCTCATGGGGAAAGAATTTTAGTTTGTTGACCGATGTAATGATAGATTATTTTCCGCTGTATGACAAGTTCAGGGCCGTATCATCTATTCAGGTTATTTTAGAATTATGTGCTCCCGTACTGGCAATTTTGGCTTTACGAGAACTTTTTAAATCTACGGTTGATGTTTCAGAAAAACTGAAGGCGCTACGCATTTCATTTTTCACGGTTTTAGGAATAAGTGTAGCCCTTTTCATTTTTAAAGCTGGTTTTGATTTTGAAGGACCAAGTGATGAATTCCTGAAAAGAAATTATGGAGATGAATTGGTTTCATTAATTGAGGCGGATAGAAAGGCGGTATATAATTCAGACCTTTTGCGTTCCATGATATATGTTTTCTTGTCCGCTTTGGCATTATGGTTTTATATCAAAGGAAAACTAAAAGAGAACTTGGCGATTGTTGCAGTAGGTGCTCTTATTCTTTTTGATTTGGTAGGTGTAGGTTTACGCTATGTAGATTCCAATAATTTTGTTTCAAAGCGAAAAATGACACAGCCTTTTCCAGAGACAGCTATTGATCAAGAAATAAATAAGGATAAAGGTGTCTATAGGGTTTACGACCCCCAAGAAGGAATAAACGGTGCGCGAACATCTTATTACCACCAATCAATTGGAGGTTATCATGCGGCAAAACCTGCAGGTCTGGAGGATTTGTTTAGCTTTTATGTATATAAGGGCAACATGGGGGTGTTGAATATGCTAAACGTAAAATACGTAGTTCAACAAGATGAAGAAGGAAAAAGCTATCCAGCATTAAACCCAAATGCAAATGGGAATGCGTGGTTTGTAGAAGAAGTGGTTAAGGTAAATTCGGCCGATGAAGAGATTCAAGCTTTAGGGCAACTAAATACACGGACCGAAGCTGTGGTCAACCTGGCTAAGGTAAAGAATCTAAATAATTTTCAATTTAAAGTCGATTCAACGGCTGCAATAGTTCTTACGGATTATAAGCCGAATGACTTAACATACCAATCCAAGAACAGAAATGAAGGTCTGGCTGTTTTTTCGGAAATGTATTACCCTAACGGGTGGAATGCTTATATAGACGGAAATCTAACAGAACACTTTAAGGTCAACTATACGCTTAGGGCAGTTGAAATACCTAGTGGCGAGCATACCATAGAGTTTAAGTTTGAACCTGAAGTTGTTAGAATAGGTAGCCAGATTACGTTGGCAAGTTCAATTCTGTTAGCGCTAATAGTTTTGGGAGGGATTGGACTTACTTTCTATAGTTCAAAGAAGAGTGAAGGTCAAGAAAAGAAAGAAGTACAAAAATAG
- a CDS encoding glycosyltransferase encodes MKKVLVITYYWPPAGGPGVQRWLKFVKYLQDFEVEPIVYIPENPHYPIEDATLASEIPKSLKVYTQPLFEPYGLAKVFSSKKTKRISSGIIQTKNQSFFEKIMLWVRGNFFIPDARKYWIKPSVKYLTEVISKENIDTIITTGPPHSVHLIGRQLKKDAGVTWLADFRDPWTSIGYHKELKLTRSSEKKHKELERAVLNEADRILVTSNTTKLEFEELTKRPISVITNGYDSDYSGDAHLDRNFTISHIGSLLTGRNPKNLWKVLSQIAAEDAVFRGDLQLEFMGVVSQDVMDSMYRYELGPYIKMLGYGSHAEAQRKQQRSQLLLMVEIDSDETKGIIPGKLFEYMVAKRPILAIGPEGWEAGDIIKNMNAGEVFDYKAQTELKKTILEWYTAFKKGKIISESTDIEKYSRKSLTQELSKLL; translated from the coding sequence ATGAAAAAAGTCCTCGTTATCACCTATTATTGGCCACCCGCTGGTGGTCCAGGTGTACAGAGGTGGTTAAAGTTTGTAAAATACCTTCAAGATTTTGAAGTTGAGCCTATTGTTTATATTCCTGAAAACCCACATTATCCCATTGAGGACGCTACCTTGGCATCAGAAATTCCGAAAAGTCTAAAAGTATATACCCAGCCCCTTTTTGAACCCTATGGATTGGCAAAAGTATTTTCTTCAAAAAAAACAAAACGGATAAGTTCGGGTATTATACAGACTAAGAACCAATCGTTTTTTGAAAAGATAATGTTATGGGTTAGGGGTAATTTTTTCATTCCTGATGCTAGAAAATATTGGATTAAGCCTTCTGTCAAATATTTAACGGAAGTTATATCCAAGGAAAATATAGACACTATAATTACTACAGGGCCACCTCACAGTGTACATTTAATAGGTAGGCAACTAAAGAAAGATGCAGGAGTTACGTGGTTGGCAGATTTTAGAGATCCTTGGACCTCTATTGGATATCATAAAGAGCTAAAGCTTACCCGTAGTTCGGAAAAAAAACATAAAGAATTAGAACGGGCTGTTTTAAACGAGGCCGATAGAATTTTGGTTACGAGCAACACTACAAAACTAGAATTTGAGGAGCTTACCAAACGACCCATTTCGGTAATCACCAATGGTTATGATTCAGACTATAGCGGTGATGCACATTTGGATCGTAATTTTACAATTTCGCACATTGGTTCTTTGTTGACCGGAAGAAATCCTAAAAACCTATGGAAGGTGCTTTCCCAGATTGCGGCAGAAGATGCTGTTTTTCGTGGTGACCTTCAATTAGAATTTATGGGAGTTGTTAGTCAAGATGTAATGGATTCCATGTATCGTTATGAGTTAGGACCCTACATAAAAATGTTGGGCTATGGTTCTCATGCAGAGGCTCAACGTAAGCAACAAAGGTCTCAACTCCTGTTAATGGTAGAAATAGATAGCGATGAGACCAAAGGGATAATACCCGGGAAACTTTTTGAATATATGGTTGCAAAAAGACCTATTTTGGCCATTGGTCCAGAAGGCTGGGAGGCAGGAGATATTATTAAGAATATGAACGCGGGTGAAGTTTTTGATTATAAAGCTCAAACTGAATTGAAGAAAACCATCCTTGAATGGTATACAGCATTTAAAAAAGGTAAGATTATTTCAGAATCTACGGATATTGAAAAATATAGCCGTAAGTCATTGACCCAAGAACTTTCTAAACTACTGTAA
- a CDS encoding lipopolysaccharide biosynthesis protein produces MGLVFKQSLNNSIITYLGFGLGALNTLVLYLQFMEPEYYGLLQVVLSASVVLMPLLAFGVPNTLVKFYSGFNDAKSTDGFLTLMLFLPLVLILPIAGLTYVVNDTIGNFLSKENPIVKGYVWHIFLIAMVMAYFEVFYAWARVHMKSVFGNFMKEIFGRVGQSTLLILLYFDVISVTSFIDGLVVVYILRMLFMKIYAYTLHKPRLIFDFPENTRKILVYSALIILGGSVAIVLLEIDKVMINQFIKIENVAYYSVASFIALVIAVPSRSMHQITYPLTAELLNKNDLVGLSRLYQKSSLTLYIISGLLFALIFLSLDDLYELLPDAYRNGYVIFVWLGLAKLYDAILGNNNSILYNSDYYKAVLYMGLFLAVVTVLLNVWLIPAYGLDGAAIASFSAFFIYNTVKVIYVKMKFNMLPFTKETVQTSLLLGVTILAFYFVNLSFHPIVNIIIKSAGISILYIGVLYKFKISEDVFQLLSKVFGKKQQ; encoded by the coding sequence ATGGGATTGGTATTTAAACAATCACTCAATAACTCAATTATTACCTACCTAGGGTTTGGACTTGGGGCACTGAATACACTTGTGTTGTACTTGCAATTTATGGAACCCGAGTATTATGGTCTACTGCAAGTAGTCCTCTCTGCTTCCGTAGTTTTGATGCCTTTGCTCGCTTTTGGAGTTCCAAACACGCTTGTAAAATTCTATAGTGGCTTTAATGATGCTAAATCAACTGATGGTTTTTTGACCCTTATGTTATTCTTGCCTTTGGTTTTAATACTTCCTATTGCCGGTCTTACGTATGTGGTTAACGATACTATTGGAAATTTCCTATCCAAAGAGAACCCCATTGTAAAGGGGTACGTATGGCATATCTTTTTGATTGCTATGGTCATGGCTTATTTTGAAGTCTTTTATGCTTGGGCAAGGGTACATATGAAATCTGTGTTTGGTAATTTCATGAAAGAGATTTTTGGTAGGGTAGGGCAATCCACGCTTTTAATCCTTTTATATTTTGATGTGATATCTGTGACCTCGTTTATAGACGGACTTGTAGTGGTTTATATACTACGAATGTTGTTTATGAAGATTTATGCGTATACCTTACATAAACCTAGATTAATTTTTGATTTTCCGGAGAATACCCGAAAAATTCTTGTTTATAGTGCATTAATTATATTGGGGGGATCCGTAGCAATTGTACTTCTGGAAATAGATAAGGTAATGATCAATCAATTTATAAAGATTGAGAATGTAGCATATTATAGTGTGGCCAGTTTTATTGCTTTGGTCATAGCAGTTCCTTCACGCTCTATGCACCAGATAACCTATCCGCTTACAGCAGAACTTCTTAATAAGAACGATTTAGTAGGGTTGAGTAGGCTTTACCAAAAGAGTTCATTGACCTTGTACATCATTTCCGGCCTTCTATTTGCACTAATATTTCTGAGTTTGGATGATTTATACGAATTGTTACCGGATGCTTACCGCAATGGATATGTTATCTTTGTTTGGTTAGGACTGGCAAAACTCTATGACGCCATATTAGGAAACAATAATTCCATTTTATATAACTCGGATTATTACAAGGCAGTTTTGTATATGGGATTGTTTTTGGCCGTAGTTACCGTACTTTTAAATGTTTGGCTTATACCCGCATATGGTTTGGATGGTGCTGCAATTGCCAGTTTCTCTGCATTTTTTATCTACAATACTGTAAAAGTAATATATGTAAAAATGAAGTTCAATATGCTTCCGTTTACTAAAGAAACTGTTCAAACGTCTTTATTGTTAGGGGTAACTATTCTTGCTTTTTATTTTGTAAATCTTTCTTTTCATCCCATCGTAAACATAATTATAAAGAGTGCTGGTATCAGTATACTTTACATTGGAGTCTTGTATAAATTCAAGATTTCAGAAGATGTTTTTCAGCTCTTGTCTAAAGTATTTGGAAAAAAACAACAATAA
- a CDS encoding DUF7009 family protein encodes MKIRIKGNSIRMRITQTEVSQLCKTGYIEEKTQFPQNTFTYALSSMADAPELTANFEQNKITLVLPSQIIEGWENNKKIGFSNSIFLNDKNKLSLLVEKDFTCLDDRGEDESDNYPNPKLQH; translated from the coding sequence ATGAAAATACGCATTAAAGGTAATTCCATACGCATGCGAATTACTCAAACAGAAGTTTCTCAACTTTGTAAAACAGGGTATATTGAAGAAAAAACTCAATTTCCTCAAAATACCTTCACTTATGCTTTGAGTAGCATGGCAGATGCTCCTGAGTTAACGGCAAATTTTGAACAGAACAAAATAACCTTGGTTTTGCCTTCACAAATTATTGAAGGTTGGGAAAACAACAAAAAGATAGGGTTTAGCAATTCAATATTCCTGAATGACAAAAACAAGTTATCTCTTTTGGTAGAAAAAGATTTCACCTGTTTGGATGATAGAGGGGAAGATGAGTCCGATAATTATCCTAACCCTAAATTACAACACTAG
- a CDS encoding FdhF/YdeP family oxidoreductase — MPNKEFHRNVTVIGSEDFSNIKITEPVRYAAGKLGVTEALRHGFKEMGVVRSMRAFLELNQEDGFDCPSCAWPNPENPSSVAEYCENGAKAVADEATTHKIDREFFRKYSVEELSKLTEYQLNKFGRITEPLVLRPGNVNYEPISWEEAYEVISIELHKLNSPDDAIFYTSGRSSNEAAYLYGMFARALGTNNMPDCSNMCHESSGVALSETLGIGKGSVKLEDLYGADVVIVAGQNPGTNHPRMLSALEKCKKNGGKVISINPLEESGLINFKNPQHLNGLIGGGEDLTDIHLQVRINQDIALMKLILKKLAALDKNGQKVFDHDFLVEYVEGYDALIEDFKNYDESTLLRLSGVSEEKINETVALLATSSNIVVCWAMGLTQHKNGVATICEYLNLLMLKGSLGKPNAGTCPVRGHSNVQGDRSVGIMHFVNEELNARIKQHLGFTAPDKEGVDVVGAIKAMHDKEGKVFFCLGGNFLMAASDTLYTAEAVQNCELTVQVSTKLNRSHLVTGKTALILPTFGRSEKDMKDGTLRYQTMEDSMGRVRQSRGLLKPTSENIKSEPELIAELAHTFFGGKHSVKWKEMGENYDLIRESIDKVIKGFENTKERSKGIGYYLPNNVRDLDFSMLPNGRAQLTLNPLPEHSLNSDEFMLMTIRSHDQFNTTIYGMDDRYRGIYNERRVLFMNPEDMERKGLKKKDVINISSTYDGKVRTANKFLVIPYNIPSGDLAAYYPETNVLIPHDQYADKSKTPISKSIKVTVEKVS, encoded by the coding sequence ATGCCTAATAAAGAATTCCATAGAAACGTAACAGTAATAGGTTCTGAAGATTTTTCAAATATTAAAATTACGGAGCCGGTTCGGTATGCCGCCGGAAAATTAGGAGTTACCGAGGCGTTGCGTCATGGATTTAAAGAAATGGGGGTTGTGCGATCTATGCGGGCATTCTTAGAGCTGAATCAAGAAGATGGTTTTGATTGCCCTAGCTGTGCATGGCCTAATCCCGAAAATCCATCGTCCGTTGCGGAATATTGTGAGAATGGAGCAAAAGCGGTTGCAGATGAAGCTACGACCCATAAAATAGACCGTGAATTCTTTAGAAAATATTCAGTTGAAGAACTGTCTAAACTTACGGAATATCAACTTAATAAATTCGGAAGAATAACGGAACCGCTTGTATTAAGACCGGGCAACGTAAACTATGAGCCTATTTCTTGGGAAGAAGCGTATGAGGTTATTTCTATAGAACTTCATAAATTGAATTCGCCCGACGATGCTATTTTTTATACTTCCGGGCGTTCTAGCAATGAAGCGGCTTATTTATACGGTATGTTTGCTCGTGCGTTAGGAACTAACAATATGCCAGATTGCTCCAATATGTGTCACGAATCTAGCGGTGTGGCTCTATCCGAAACATTGGGTATTGGTAAAGGTTCTGTAAAACTAGAGGATTTGTACGGAGCGGATGTTGTTATTGTTGCGGGCCAAAATCCTGGTACCAACCATCCACGAATGCTTTCGGCCCTAGAAAAGTGCAAAAAGAACGGTGGTAAAGTAATTAGTATAAACCCGTTGGAGGAATCCGGCTTAATCAATTTTAAAAATCCGCAGCATTTAAACGGGCTGATTGGAGGTGGAGAAGATTTAACGGATATACATTTGCAAGTGCGTATTAATCAAGATATAGCTTTAATGAAGCTAATTCTGAAAAAACTCGCAGCTTTAGATAAAAATGGGCAGAAAGTCTTTGACCATGATTTTTTAGTGGAATATGTTGAAGGTTATGATGCTCTTATTGAAGATTTTAAAAATTATGATGAATCAACCCTCTTGCGTCTCAGTGGTGTTAGTGAGGAGAAAATAAATGAAACAGTAGCACTTTTAGCCACCAGTAGTAATATAGTCGTTTGTTGGGCTATGGGGCTTACACAACATAAAAATGGTGTTGCTACCATTTGCGAATACCTGAATTTATTAATGCTAAAAGGGTCATTGGGGAAACCAAATGCAGGAACCTGCCCTGTACGCGGACATAGTAATGTGCAAGGTGACCGTAGTGTTGGGATTATGCATTTTGTAAATGAAGAATTGAATGCACGCATAAAACAACATTTGGGGTTTACGGCCCCTGATAAAGAAGGGGTTGACGTGGTAGGGGCCATTAAGGCAATGCATGATAAGGAAGGTAAAGTGTTTTTCTGCTTGGGCGGTAATTTTTTAATGGCCGCTTCAGATACGTTATACACTGCCGAAGCTGTGCAAAATTGCGAATTGACGGTTCAGGTGAGTACAAAACTGAACCGGTCTCACTTGGTTACAGGAAAAACCGCATTGATTTTACCAACTTTTGGACGTTCCGAAAAAGATATGAAAGACGGCACCCTTCGCTATCAGACTATGGAAGATAGTATGGGGCGTGTAAGACAATCCCGTGGCTTGCTAAAACCCACTTCTGAAAATATAAAGAGTGAACCTGAACTAATTGCCGAACTGGCCCATACATTTTTTGGAGGTAAGCATTCTGTTAAGTGGAAGGAAATGGGGGAGAACTATGACCTTATTCGTGAAAGTATAGACAAGGTAATCAAGGGTTTTGAAAATACAAAGGAGCGTTCTAAAGGAATAGGGTATTATTTACCGAACAATGTTCGTGATTTGGATTTTAGCATGTTACCTAATGGGCGTGCTCAATTAACCTTAAATCCGTTGCCAGAACACAGTTTGAATTCTGATGAATTTATGTTGATGACTATTAGATCCCATGATCAGTTCAATACCACTATTTATGGTATGGATGATAGGTACAGGGGTATTTATAATGAACGACGTGTGTTGTTCATGAATCCTGAGGATATGGAAAGGAAAGGTCTAAAGAAAAAAGACGTTATCAATATTAGTAGTACCTACGATGGAAAAGTGCGTACGGCAAATAAGTTTTTGGTTATACCTTATAATATTCCCTCTGGAGATTTGGCCGCTTATTATCCGGAAACCAATGTATTGATTCCACATGATCAATATGCGGACAAGAGTAAAACGCCAATCAGTAAATCTATTAAAGTAACTGTTGAAAAAGTTAGCTGA